A stretch of Oryza brachyantha chromosome 4, ObraRS2, whole genome shotgun sequence DNA encodes these proteins:
- the LOC121054267 gene encoding leucine-rich repeat extensin-like protein 3 has product MAPTARPPTRRRAANLTTLLPLSLLLLMLLSSPPFCSPAAADQSPPPPPPPPPPPPPPSPPPPSPLLLPPPPPPPPPPPPPSPPAFRTPPQGRAATYPAAPPSRPHHRRHWPPPPSPRPRRLNFGEKLGIAFAGVAVAAQVVLGTFLALRAWQVRRLDRAEVSSSTPLT; this is encoded by the coding sequence atGGCGCCAACCGCTCGCCCACCCACGCGACGGCGTGCCGCGAACTTGACGACCCTCCTCCCGctgtcgctgctgctgctgatgctgcttTCCTCCCCGCCTTTCTGCTCCCCCGCTGCGGCCGACCaatcgccgcctcccccaccgccaccgccgccgccgccaccgcctccctcgccacctccaccatcgcccctgctgctgccgccgccgccccctcctcctccgccgccgccaccgccgtctccACCGGCATTCCGCACACCGCCGCAGGGGCGCGCCGCGACGTACCCCGCTGCCCCGCCTTCCCGCccgcaccaccgccgccactggcccccgccgccctcgccccgCCCGCGGCGGCTCAACTTCGGGGAGAAGCTCGGGATCGCCTTCGCCGGcgtggccgtggcggcgcAGGTGGTCCTCGGCACCTTCCTGGCGCTCCGCGCGTGGCAGGTCCGGCGGCTGGACAGGGCCGAGGTGTCCTCCTCCACGCCCCTCACTTGA
- the LOC102710119 gene encoding peptidyl-prolyl cis-trans isomerase FKBP53, whose protein sequence is MSSFWGAEVKPGNPYTHTHRPRLGRLRLTQATLGGEPGKVVKGGGGKNNVVQLQCTVKNKDPVFLCALVPGQSETCHLELEFEEKHVTFSVLGPRSIHLAGYYIGDVYGEEIDDGDTGSDSLQGSDDDAFLDTDDDDSGGDDDDTLLIPLSRGSSDGEDDDSEYDSEDDDSEMIYNQPRGKSTVVIEEIQEDDKPAGGGGQKGSDKKQISENGDDSKLQLVVRTPPAESLESEDEDGFPVSFSESKKGTKGNSKKTSNLNKKITAEDRKRKNGAVNDHDSSGEVKDENDGVSKKTKKAKAKKTSVDSVGKESKQEDSPADLVDAKQKKNKKNTSEAGTHQNADKTNHVHNDAEEVTAQEASKKKKNKKKKTQEKNASENQTPKTQEKNASGKQTPTDLTESESKKQPLQTRTFGNGMIVQEIEIGKPDGKKAAPGKKVSVKYIGKLKNGKIFDSTVGRRPFDFRLGIGEVIKGWDVGINGMRVGDKRRITIPPSMGYGNQRAGTIPPNSTLVFDVELVNVK, encoded by the exons ATGTCGTCGTTTTGGG GCGCGGAGGTGAAGCCCGGGAATCCTTACACCCACACCCACAGGCCGCGCCTCGGCCGCCTGCGCCTCACCCAG GCGACGCTTGGAGGCGAGCCTGGCAAGGTGGTGAAGGGCGGCGGTGGGAAGAACAACGTGGTGCAGTTGCAGTGCACCGTTAAGAACAAGGATCCCGTGTTCTTGTGCGCCCTAGTGCCGGGGCAGTCGGAGACTTGCCACCTGGAGCTTGAGTTCGAGGAGAAGCATGTCACGTTCTCAGTGCTCGGGCCGAGGAGCATCCACCTCGCTGGATACTACATTGG TGATGTGTATGGGGAGGAGATAGATGACGGCGATACAGGTAGTGACTCTCTGCAAGGCTCGGATGATGATGCTTTTCTGGacactgatgatgatgacagtggcggtgatgatgatgacacTCTTCTCATCCCATTATCCCGTGGAAGCTCAG atggtgaagatgatgactCAGAGTATGACTCAGAGGATGATGACTCAGAGATGATATACAATCAGCCAAGAGGCAAAAGTACAG TTGTTATTGAGGAGATTCAAGAGGATGATAAGCCTGCTGGTGGTGGAGGGCAAAAGGGATCAGACAAGAAGCAAATAAGTGAAAATGGTGATGATTCTAAACTGCAGCTTGTTGTCAGGACTCCACCTGCTGAGTCCTTGGaaagtgaagatgaagatggctTTCCTGTATCATTCTCGGAATCTAAGAAAGGTACCAAGGGCAATTCTAAGAAAACAAGCAATCTAAACAAGAAGATTACCGCTGAAgataggaaaaggaaaaatggtGCTGTTAATGACCATGATTCTTCAGG ggAGGTAAAGGATGAAAATGATGGGGTGtcaaagaaaactaaaaaggCCAAGGCCAAAAAGACTTCTGTGGATAGTGTCGGAAAGGAGAGCAAACAAGAAGATTCTCCGGCTGATCTTGTTGatgcaaaacaaaagaaaaacaagaagaatACTTCAGAAGCTGGCACTCATCAGAATGCTGATAAGACAAACCACGT CCACAATGATGCTGAGGAAGTCACTGCACAGGAGgctagcaaaaagaaaaagaacaagaaaaaaaagacccaGGAAAAGAATGCAAGTGAAAACCAGACACCGAAGACACAGGAGAAGAATGCAAGTGGAAAGCAGACCCCGACAGATCTTACAGAGTCAGAGAGCAAGAAGCAGCCGCTCCAAACACGGACTTTTGGCAATGGCATGATAGTTCAGGAGATAGAAATAGGCAAAccagatggtaaaaaagctgcCCCTGGGAAAAAG GTTTCTGTTAAATACATAGGCAAGCTAAAGAATGGCAAGATTTTCGACTCTACTGTTGGTAGAAGACCGTTTGATTTTAGACTGG GCATTGGGGAGGTCATTAAAGGCTGGGATGTCGGCATCAACG GTATGCGTGTTGGGGACAAAAGAAGAATCACGATCCCACCCTCAATGGG GTATGGAAACCAAAGAGCGGGGACAATACCACCGAACTCAACTCTCGTGTTTGATGTGGAGCTCGTGAACGTAAAATGA
- the LOC102710400 gene encoding pentatricopeptide repeat-containing protein At1g09900-like, with the protein MPSSPSPPTLCTLLPSSSSGHPHPHYSPRHTTLQQQALTPPPPPRRLHGADRRLSALVHRGDLDAALRLVESSLRPPDVTLANRLVRDLCRRGRPADAELVLGACGPAATVVTYSALTDGYCRAGRLGDARRVVEGMPVQPNAYTYNPLIHALCKRGRVTDALSVLDDMLCRGCAPDVVTYNILVEATCKGRGYRQSMELLDLMRAEGCTPNNVTYNVIMDGMCTEGDVDDALELLRNLPSYGCSPNTVNYNTVLKGLCSAERWEDAEELVTQMLQENYPPNEATFNAIITPLGRKGLLQKAIELLEKMSKHGCTASIVTYNAIINGLCEQRNVDGALGLLSSMKSYGCKPDIVTYNTLLKGLCGAARWVDAEELMDNMAQNDCIPDNVTFNTLISFLCQKGLMEDAVEVFKQMPYKGCTPNSITYSTIIGGLAKASKLGQALELFNEMGHKGFNPDKIYQLLSECMNEEDKIEEAIQTVRKLQDSGISPHTVLYNAILLGLCRNGKTEFAIDIMAYMVSSGCMPDDLTYVILIEGLAHEGYLNEARELLNKLCTRDVLVNRLIRSEALLLDQNIRA; encoded by the exons atgccgtcgtcgccatcgcctccCACCCTCTGcactctcctcccctcctcctcctccggccacccccacccccactaCAGCCCGCGCca TACGACGCTGCAGCAGCAGGCGCttacgccaccgccgccgccgcgccgcctccatgGGGCGGACCGCCGCCTCAGCGCGCTCGTCCACCGCGGGGACCTTGACGCGGCGCTCCGCCTCGTGGAGTCATCCCTTCGCCCGCCCGACGTGACGCTGGCCAACAGGCTCGTCCGCGACCtctgccgccgcggccgccccgccgacgccgagctcgTCCTCGGGGCCTGCGGGCCCGCGGCCACCGTCGTCACGTACAGCGCCCTGACCGATGGGTACTGCCGGGCGGGGCGGCTCGGGGACGCGCGCCGCGTCGTGGAGGGCATGCCCGTGCAGCCCAATGCGTACACCTACAACCCGCTCATCCACGCGCTCTGCAAGCGTGGCCGGGTCACGGACGCGCTCTCGGTGCTCGACGATATGCTTTGCCGCGGGTGCGCCCCCGACGTCGTCACCTACAACATCCTCGTCGAGGCGACGTGCAAGGGGAGGGGGTACCGGCAGTCCATGGAGTTGCTCGACCTGATGCGTGCTGAGGGGTGCACGCCAAACAACGTGACGTATAATGTCATCATGGATGGTATGTGCACAGAAGGTGATGTGGATGACGCTCTCGAGCTATTGAGAAACTTGCCCTCTTATGGGTGCAGTCCGAATACTGTCAACTACAACACTGTCTTGAAGGGTCTCTGTAGTGCCGAGAGATGGGAAGATGCCGAGGAGCTTGTAACACAGATGCTCCAAGAGAATTATCCCCCGAATGAGGCGACGTTCAATGCGATCATAACTCCCTTGGGTCGAAAAGGACTGCTCCAGAAGGCAATTGAGCTTCTAGAGAAAATGTCAAAGCATGGGTGCACGGCAAGTATTGTCACCTATAATGCCATCATCAATGGTCTCTGTGAGCAAAGGAATGTGGATGGTGCCTTGGGGTTACTAAGCAGCATGAAATCTTATGGTTGTAAACCTGATATTGTCACCTATAACACTCTACTGAAGGGATTGTGTGGTGCAGCACGATGGGTGGATGCTGAAGAGTTAATGGATAATATGGCCCAAAATGATTGCATCCCAGATAATGTCACATTTAACACACTAATTAGTTTCTTGTGTCAAAAAGGGTTGATGGAGGATGCCGTTGAAGTATTTAAGCAAATGCCCTACAAAGGCTGTACTCCAAATTCTATCACTTACAGTACAATAATAGGCGGGCTTGCCAAGGCTAGTAAGCTGGGTCAAGCCCTTGAGTTGTTCAATGAGATGGGCCACAAAGGATTCAACCCAGATAAAATTTATCAGTTATTATCTGAGTGTATGAATGAAGAGGATAAAATTGAGGAAGCAATTCAGACGGTTCGCAAACTGCAAGATTCAGGCATATCACCCCACACTGTGCTCTACAATGCAATCCTGCTAGGACTTTGTAGAAATGGCAAAACAGAGTTTGCTATTGATATCATGGCTTACATGGTGTCTAGTGGTTGCATGCCTGATGATTTGACTTACGTCATACTCATTGAAGGTCTGGCACATGAGGGCTATTTGAATGAGGCAAGAGAACTGCTCAACAAGTTGTGCACTAGAGATGTTCTTGTTAACAGATTGATAAGGAGTGAAGCACTGTTGTTAGATCAAAATATCCGTGCTTGA